In Zingiber officinale cultivar Zhangliang chromosome 6A, Zo_v1.1, whole genome shotgun sequence, a single genomic region encodes these proteins:
- the LOC121997145 gene encoding protein FATTY ACID EXPORT 1, chloroplastic-like, which yields MAFAQINCLALGMRTSMKPSLGGIRPLPLLALRRFSSPDLMEQRAKWFRVPAVRVSNVSNKKLFVSMCVNGSSSQSNLEADTATIYPEDKLDKTDSIESSPVVELVNEKTGTEIHHQEEAVIPTQRSARIHDFCLGIPYGGFLFFGGLLGFVFSRNPTGLIFGSAISALSIFSLMVWSAGGSSIPFILGQTAFSVAFLWRHLQSFSLSKKLFPAVLYIALSAAMICFYAYVLISGGNPPPKKLAKARSAQ from the exons ATGGCTTTCGCCCAGATTAATTGTCTTGCGTTGGGAATGAGAACGAGCATGAAGCCATCCTTAGGAGGGATTCGCCCTTTACCACTGTTGGCATTGCGTAGgttttcttctcccgatcttatGGAGCAGAGGGCCAAGTGGTTCAGAGTTCCTGCCGTTAGGGTTTCCAACGTCAGCAACAAAAAG CTTTTCGTTTCCATGTGCGTCAATGGAAGTAGCTCTCAGAGCAATTTAGAGGCTGATACTGCTACAATTTATCCAGAGGATAAGCTAGATAAAACTGACTCTATTGAGTCTAGTCCAGTTGTGGAACTAGTCAATGAAAAAACAGGTACTGAGATTCATCATCAAGAAGAGGCTGTCATCCCAACCCAAAGAAGTGCAAGAATACATGATTTTTGCTTGGGAATCCCCTATG GTGGATTTCTGTTCTTTGGTGGGTTGCTTGGATTTGTTTTCTCCAGAAATCCTACAGGTTTGATATTTGGTAGTGCTATCTCAGCTCTGAGTATATTTAGTCTAATGGTTTGGAGCGCTGGAGGATCCAGCATACCATTCATTTTGGGTCAAACAG CATTTTCTGTTgcgtttctctggaggcatttgcaGTCATTCTCCTTG TCAAAGAAGCTCTTCCCTGCAGTACTCTACATAGCATTAAG CGCTGCAATGATCTGCTTCTATGCGTATGTGCTCATCTCCGGTGGAAACCCACCGCCAAAGAAGTTAGCAAAAGCTCGATCGGCGCAGTAA